TATCTCCAACGGTTTCAACTGTGTACCCTTCACGTTTTAAAATACGCTGTAAAATTGTCAGTTGTGCTTGGTCGTCGTCTACAATCAGTATTGATGCCATCGTTTAGTTCTCCTCATTTAAGCCGGGAATTTATGGCAGTTCTTCTGCATTCAGCGGGAAACTAATTTTAAAAGCGGTTCCCATTCCGATTTTGCTTCGGACTTCAATTTTGCCTTGATGCGCCGTAATAATTTGGTGAGAAACGGCAAGACCGAGTCCTATGCCACCTGTGGCATCCTTAGTTGTAAAATAGGCATCGTAAATTTGTTCCTGAATTTCTTCTGGGATGCCTATGCCGGTATCTCTGATTTCAATCACCACATCTCTCGTGTCCTCATCTATCTGCTCCACAAGGGTTGTGATGTAGATACTACCCCCTTTCGGCATTGCTTGGATACTGTTTTGCACAAAGTTGAAGAGGGTCTGTCGCATTAAGGCGGCATCGAGTTGGACATCCGGTAGATTTTCATCGTAATTTCTGATGACTTGCACTTTGGCTTCCTCAGTGATGAGTGCGAATTCAGATAAAACTTGCTCCACAAGCGTGTTGAGGTTTACGGATTCTACATTCAATCTTCTCGGTCGATTTAAAGTGAGAAACTGCTCCGAAGTCTGTTTCAGTTCGGTTATTTTTTGGTCGACGATTTCTAAGAGTTCCTTCGCTTCTTCGATGTCGTCCTGGCTCACTTTCCGTTGTGAAAAAACAGACTTTAGGTGCTGAGCAGTCATCCCAATTGAATTAAGTGGATTCCGAATTTCGTGCGCCACGCCAGCGGCGAATTGCCCTAAGGCAGCAATCCGTTTTGAATGAGAGTCCCGCAGTTGCCACAGCATCCTTGCGAGATTGTAGGTTGCCCTGCCGATTTCATCTGATGAATACGTCTCTTGAAGTGATAAATCCCCATCCTCCGCGCTTTGAATAATACGAGTCATCCGCTCTAAGGGCTTCATAATTAGGTGATTTGTTGTTAGATCGATCAGAATTACGAGTAGTGCACCGACAATCACAATCAATATTGCGTGCATCAGCAATGAATATCGAATTGACCTGCCGATATAAGGAACATCGAAAAGTACTTGTATGTAGCCAGAGACTCTCCAGCCGACATCGTGCTGCAGTGTCCCTTCATCGAGGATTGGTGCGTGTCGGGGATCGCGAGGTTCTAATTCAGTGCGCTGTGGCGCGGTCAAAACAGCCGTATACTTGATGACAATAGCCGTTGCGTTCTGCCCTTCAACCGCGTCTATTGTCACACCTTTTGTCTCGATTTGTTCGAGGTCTGCTGAATCAAGATTTATGTCCCCGGCATCTTCACCGGCGAGCAGGCTCGAACGAATACGAGTATCGTTTAAAGAGATGTGAACATTTAGCACATCCCGCATATCGGGATGTTCCCGCTTCAGTCCATTCAGCACTTGATCCAGTCGCTGCGCATCAAACCGCCTTGTGGCTTCGATTTCTCTTACAACAGCATTAAGAATTGTGTTCTCAACGATTTTCCTCAGTTCGGCACCCCGTTCTGCGCCCAAAGCGTGAAGCGCGTTCATCTCATTTCGGACCCGGATGCTGTCGAAAAAGTAAAACGCCACGAGGATTGCTATAACACAGAGATTAATAACAAGGGAGTACTTCCATTGGAGTCGCATTTTAACTCATAATTCGTTGTACCGCCTCTTTCCACTGCGCGAGTTTCTCATTGCGTTGCTTTGCGTCTATTTGTGGTGAAAAGACGCGAGCATTAAAAGCGGAGTCTTCAAGTTTTGTTTGCTCGATTCTATTTGCCTCAAGCTCTTCGATGTCGTTCCACACACCAGCTGTGATACCTGCCAGGTATGTGGCACCCAAACCCGTTGATTCTATTTGTGTTGGACGTTCCACATTTATCCCTAAGATGTCCGCTTGGAACTGCATGAGGAAATTGTTCGCAGCTGCACCCCCGTCAACACGTAATTGCTCCAGCGTCATCTCTGCGTCAGTCGACATTGCCTTAACAACATCTGCGGATTGATACGCAATGGATTCTAACGTGGCTCGGATGATTTGCTCGCGGGTACTCCCGCGTGTTAAGCCGAGGATAGCCCCGCGTGCATCGGGATCCCAATAGGGCGCGCCAAGCCCGGTAAAGGCAGGAACAACAAAGACACCGCCTGAATCTGGTATAGCGGAAGCCATTTCCTCCGTTTCTGACGCGCTCTTAATAATTGAGATACCGTCGCGAAGCCATTGGACAGCAGCACCGGCAACGAATACACTTCCCTCTAATGCATAAACGGGGTTTTCGTCTAAACCACAAGCGAGTGTCGTCAGGAGTCCAGTTTTTGTTAATACTTTTTCAGTGCCTGTGTTTAGCATGAGAAAACAACCCGTCCCATAGGTGTTTTTCGCCATACCGGGTTTGATGCACAATTGACCGAAGAGTGCGGCTTGCTGGTCACCCGCCACTCCGGTGATTGGAATCCCATCCAGAGATATATTTTTCCCGAAGGTTTCAAGCCAGAAGTTCCGATAGAAACTCGCTGTGCCGAAGTTGCTTGCAGAAGGACAGACTTCGGGTAAAATCGCTTTCGGGACGTTCAAAATTTCCAAAAGGGTTTCGTCCCATGAGAGTGTATTGATATTAAAGAGCAGGGTCCGTGAGGCGTTCGTGTAATCGGTTTTATGAACTGCCCCATCCGTTAATTTCCAGAGGAGCCATGTATCTACGGTTCCGAAAGCGAGTTCGCCGCGTTCTGCACGTTCCCGAGCCCCACTCACATGATCCAGGATCCATGCAACCTTTGTTCCAGAAAAATAAGCATCAATGACAAGTCCCGTTTTCGCTCTAATCTCTTCAGCAACGCCCTGTTTTTCAAGAAGCGCACATTTATCAGCAGTGCGGCGGCACTGCCACACGATCGCTGGGTAAATCGGTTTTCCTGTTTGTCTGTCCCAAATGAGTGTCGTTTCACGTTGGTTTGCAATTCCAATAGCAACAATATTCAGGGCATTTTCTTTTGCAAAAAGTGTGTCTATTGCTTGTAAAGTGGCGTTCCAGATTTCCTCTGGATCGTGTTCCACCCAACCGGGATGAGGATAGTATTGTGTAAATTCTTGGTATCCTTGTGCGATAATGTTTCCCTTTACATCGACAAGGAGCGCGGTAGTTCCAGTCGTCCCTTGGTCGATTGAAAGGAGGCAAGCGGTATTCGACATACTATAGATGCGGCTCCTAAGCGTTTTCTTTTAGAATAACACCGAATTAGAAAAAAATCAAGTGAAAATCAGTGTTTGGCGCGATCTCAGATTCTAACATTTTTTCGAGATTCAGGTTGACATGATGGCTTTTGTTTTGGTATAATATGCTATTATGCTTTGAATGTATCGTAGCATTATATTATACAGAGATATTTCGTTTTCGCCTGTGATATGCATGGCAGAGAAGTCGGATCACTTTAAAATCCAAATTCGCGGATTGCTCCTACTGGACGGCATCCTTGGTTCGCAAAACGGGGCTGCGCGGAAACGAATCAAACCGTTCTACTGTTCAAGCAATTTACAAATTAGAATATTGTCGAAATATAAACAGATTCCAATGGTTCAGAGAGGAGTAGACGTTGTGAAAAAGATTTTGCTTTGCGCGTTTGTGATATTCTGCTTGGCTGCATATCAGAGTCACGCGCAGATTGAGTGGGATGCTGAAAAGTTTATGCCGTTGTCGGAAGTGAAACGGGGCATGACAGGGAAAGGCTACACAGTATTTTCCGGGACAACGGTGGAAGAATTTGAATGTGAAGTTGTGAGTGTCGAATACAACTTTATCCCGGGGTGGCATGTCGTATGGATGAAGGGTTTGAGTGACAACTTCAAGCGGACGGGTGTCGCAGGCGGAATGAGTGGGAGTCCAATATACATTGACGGACGACTCATGGGTGCGCTTTCCCTCGGTTATTTTAATCAGCGGGAACATGCGAATGGTTTTGGTGTCACGCCGATTGAATTGATGGTTAAGGTGGCACAGCGTGGCATGGAGCCTAATTTAAGTTACGAAGGTGCTCAACTTTTTAATCTCAATTCAGCTGCTGCACAGGAATATGGATTGGATGCAGGGCAGTCTTTGCTTCGCGATGGTCAGGTTGCACAGGGACCGCGTGCTTTCGATGAAATGTGGCGTGACAGTATCGCCGATATGCCTTCCCAAGTGAGGTCCGCACGGTTATCCATTCCTGTCACACTTCCAACGCTTAATTCGGAGGTAATACGGTTTATCAAACCGGTTTTTGATAAACTCAATTTTACCCCCGTTCAAGCGGCAGGCGGTGGAGGTCCCGTTAAGGAATCACCGGTTGAGGAAGGACAGATAATCGGGACGGAATATGTCCGTGGAGACGTTTCCTTTTTTGGGTATGGAACTATCACTCACGTAGAGGGTAATGAACTGCTTGCTTATGGGCACGCTGCGTCTGCAGAAGGTAACGTCAATATTCCGATTTCTGGCGGATATGTGCATTTTATCCTTCCGAGCCGTTCCCGTTCCTCCAAAATAGCTTCTGCGACGCAGCCCATCGGG
This genomic interval from Candidatus Poribacteria bacterium contains the following:
- the glpK gene encoding glycerol kinase GlpK, whose product is MSNTACLLSIDQGTTGTTALLVDVKGNIIAQGYQEFTQYYPHPGWVEHDPEEIWNATLQAIDTLFAKENALNIVAIGIANQRETTLIWDRQTGKPIYPAIVWQCRRTADKCALLEKQGVAEEIRAKTGLVIDAYFSGTKVAWILDHVSGARERAERGELAFGTVDTWLLWKLTDGAVHKTDYTNASRTLLFNINTLSWDETLLEILNVPKAILPEVCPSASNFGTASFYRNFWLETFGKNISLDGIPITGVAGDQQAALFGQLCIKPGMAKNTYGTGCFLMLNTGTEKVLTKTGLLTTLACGLDENPVYALEGSVFVAGAAVQWLRDGISIIKSASETEEMASAIPDSGGVFVVPAFTGLGAPYWDPDARGAILGLTRGSTREQIIRATLESIAYQSADVVKAMSTDAEMTLEQLRVDGGAAANNFLMQFQADILGINVERPTQIESTGLGATYLAGITAGVWNDIEELEANRIEQTKLEDSAFNARVFSPQIDAKQRNEKLAQWKEAVQRIMS